Proteins encoded together in one Campylobacter peloridis LMG 23910 window:
- the tssF gene encoding type VI secretion system baseplate subunit TssF codes for MTQDDIHYYQKEIAYLNHARKIFIDKFPKLTPFLSYDSKDPDIERIIENLAILTSKIHQELDQNIPYIAESLINILSPNYTNILPSMCMQEFKFSENSKLNRLIIPKNSTVKSVSIEKCECEFKTVYDVYLYPLNIENVFLGSERQYHTLDIQLRVSREDLNIEHLGLDKLSIYLGDDVYTSSTLLFYMHQYLEEIKVISHDTKEEFKINTHNIKTMGLKPNESCLFYNDLGFESFSLLREYFFLPEKFNFISIQGLDVLHECKGKLISIFFKFNKTLPKNCIIKNELFSLSTTPIINIFEKTAEPIINNHSKNGYRIFIDRTNLNAYDIVQIKQVKAHNSDSGSRILKNYKNFERFEFMQNKIQDFYYITNKSNSKQDNFKEISFFSSNNTNETITIDVLCCNKNLPTHLKIGDINLIPFYKDAITKNITIPTSIKQVKTNGNLLWKLVSILSFSYQTLLTKTSFFQVLESYSFPDDKTSEVVCQLLTSSIIDIQSKPSYLIDEHITKKGTMSIISIDDSKFYSLGEVYKLGLIISEFLSSFVSINSFCELKIKCINSKVTIHYPFKKGIKPIL; via the coding sequence ATGACACAAGATGATATACATTATTATCAAAAGGAGATTGCTTATCTTAATCATGCTCGGAAAATTTTTATAGATAAATTTCCCAAGTTAACCCCTTTTTTATCTTACGATAGTAAAGATCCAGATATAGAAAGAATTATTGAAAATTTAGCAATATTAACCTCTAAAATTCATCAAGAATTAGATCAAAATATACCCTATATTGCAGAATCTCTAATTAATATTCTTTCTCCAAATTACACCAACATTCTACCTTCTATGTGTATGCAAGAATTCAAATTTAGCGAAAACAGCAAACTCAACAGATTAATTATTCCTAAAAATAGTACAGTTAAATCTGTATCTATAGAAAAATGTGAATGTGAATTTAAAACAGTATATGATGTATATCTATATCCATTAAATATAGAGAATGTTTTTTTAGGAAGTGAAAGACAATATCATACATTAGATATACAACTTAGAGTTAGTAGAGAAGATTTAAACATAGAACATCTAGGTTTAGATAAACTAAGTATATACTTAGGGGATGATGTTTACACATCATCTACATTACTTTTTTATATGCATCAATATTTAGAAGAAATAAAAGTCATATCTCATGACACAAAAGAAGAATTTAAAATAAATACCCATAATATTAAAACTATGGGTTTAAAGCCAAACGAAAGTTGCCTATTTTATAATGACTTAGGATTTGAATCTTTTTCCTTGCTAAGAGAATACTTTTTTTTGCCTGAAAAATTTAATTTTATCTCAATACAAGGCTTGGATGTTTTACATGAGTGTAAAGGTAAGTTAATTAGCATTTTTTTTAAATTTAATAAGACACTTCCTAAAAATTGTATTATAAAAAATGAATTATTCTCATTATCGACAACACCAATCATTAATATTTTCGAAAAAACAGCAGAACCTATCATCAATAATCACTCGAAAAATGGATATAGAATTTTCATCGATAGAACAAATTTAAATGCATATGATATAGTTCAAATAAAACAAGTCAAAGCACATAATAGCGACAGCGGGAGTAGAATTTTAAAAAATTATAAAAATTTTGAACGTTTTGAATTTATGCAAAATAAAATACAAGATTTTTACTACATTACAAATAAATCAAATTCCAAGCAAGATAACTTCAAAGAAATATCGTTTTTTTCCTCAAACAATACAAATGAAACAATCACAATAGATGTATTATGCTGTAATAAAAATTTACCGACCCATTTAAAAATAGGCGATATTAATCTTATACCTTTTTATAAAGATGCTATTACGAAAAACATTACCATTCCAACGTCGATCAAGCAAGTTAAAACCAATGGTAATCTTTTATGGAAATTAGTTTCTATTTTGTCATTTAGTTACCAAACTCTTTTAACAAAAACATCCTTTTTTCAAGTTTTAGAAAGCTATAGCTTTCCCGATGATAAAACTTCTGAAGTAGTATGTCAATTACTTACCTCTTCAATAATTGACATACAGTCAAAACCAAGCTACTTAATTGATGAGCATATTACAAAAAAAGGCACTATGAGTATTATAAGTATAGATGATTCTAAATTTTATTCTTTAGGTGAAGTTTATAAGTTAGGATTAATAATTTCAGAATTTTTATCATCCTTTGTGAGTATTAATTCATTTTGTGAATTAAAAATTAAATGCATAAACTCAAAAGTGACTATACACTATCCTTTTAAAAAAGGAATTAAACCTATATTATGA
- a CDS encoding GNAT family N-acetyltransferase: MRLIVKKFIELDTKEVYKICKLRQDVFIVEQRCIYSDLDDKDLQCLHVFYEDNANEIIGYCRIVPKGINFDTISIGRIIVNQKYRNQGIAKKLLLEVFEIIKNNYKEFKVKISAQNRLKGFYKSLGFEEISDVYDEDGILHINMLIDLKNANNFHNS, translated from the coding sequence ATGCGATTAATTGTAAAAAAATTTATTGAGCTAGATACAAAAGAAGTATATAAAATTTGCAAGTTAAGACAAGATGTATTCATTGTAGAACAGCGATGTATTTATAGTGATTTAGATGATAAAGATTTACAATGTCTTCATGTATTTTATGAAGATAATGCAAATGAGATTATAGGCTATTGTAGAATAGTGCCTAAAGGGATAAATTTTGATACTATATCTATTGGTAGGATTATTGTAAATCAAAAATATAGAAATCAAGGAATAGCGAAGAAATTATTATTAGAAGTATTTGAAATTATAAAAAATAATTATAAAGAATTTAAAGTAAAAATTAGTGCGCAAAATCGTTTAAAAGGGTTTTATAAATCTTTGGGTTTTGAGGAAATTTCAGATGTTTATGATGAAGATGGGATTTTACATATTAATATGCTTATAGACTTAAAAAATGCAAATAATTTTCATAATTCTTAA
- a CDS encoding CocE/NonD family hydrolase, with protein MKEIINNFKNEVKVIENEWIILKDGTKLSSRIWLPQVKEKVPAILEYIPYRKNDGTRGRDEPMHGYFSGNGYAVVRVDIRGSGESDGLLEDEYLKQEQDDALEVIEWIANQEWCNGNIGMMGKSWGGFNSLQVAARRPKNLKAIIVVGFTDDRYNEDIHYKGGCLLNDNFWWGNIMLAYQSRFVDPKIDSNGREKWLNRLENMPLWPALWLEHTLKDDYWKHGSVGENYDDIQVPVFALDGWADSYTNTVFTLMQGLKVPKKAIIGPWAHVYPHDGAPLPAIGFLQEALKWWDKWLKNEENDVLKVPMIQAYIENSMKPSANIKSVNGRFVGIDNFEKNIKYKNYCLNPYKLTQNKSNDIVKINTPLNHGLLSGEWMGAGVLGESPCDQRLDDGMAVIFESDILENDLDVLGFPLLSVKISSDQEKAMLFAQLSEVREDGFVKRVSYGVLNLALSDDKEKFIGLSDNKFINKQLKLDACGYKFSKGSKIRLSLANSFWPMFWPMPKIATLTLELNECELALPCFDGKDSDMINMQAQSAALTPITLLKEGRVDRNISYDILSDTWTCVTDGIGGVFGEGVYKFDEVDVLVEHNLKRELSLQNENPLSAKYSIIQKMKIGRQGCMMDADIVLTQTSDLEYFYIKGDMKVKENDILIFEKEYNYKTKRHSL; from the coding sequence ATGAAAGAAATTATTAATAATTTTAAAAATGAAGTAAAAGTGATAGAAAATGAATGGATAATATTAAAAGATGGCACCAAGCTTTCATCACGAATTTGGTTACCTCAAGTTAAAGAAAAAGTTCCTGCGATTTTAGAATATATTCCTTATAGAAAAAATGATGGAACAAGAGGTAGGGATGAACCCATGCATGGATATTTTAGTGGAAATGGATATGCTGTTGTTAGGGTTGATATTAGAGGAAGTGGAGAATCTGATGGATTATTAGAAGATGAGTATTTAAAGCAAGAACAAGATGATGCTTTAGAAGTTATAGAATGGATTGCAAATCAAGAATGGTGCAATGGAAATATTGGTATGATGGGTAAATCTTGGGGAGGATTTAATTCTTTACAAGTTGCAGCAAGAAGACCCAAAAATTTAAAAGCTATTATAGTGGTAGGTTTTACTGATGATAGGTATAATGAAGATATTCATTATAAAGGTGGATGTTTGCTTAATGATAATTTTTGGTGGGGAAATATCATGCTTGCTTATCAATCTCGCTTTGTTGATCCAAAAATAGATTCAAATGGAAGAGAAAAATGGTTAAATAGGCTTGAAAATATGCCTTTATGGCCAGCTTTATGGCTTGAACATACTTTGAAAGATGATTATTGGAAACATGGATCTGTGGGGGAAAATTATGATGATATTCAAGTTCCAGTTTTTGCATTAGATGGTTGGGCTGATTCTTACACTAACACCGTATTTACTCTTATGCAGGGTTTAAAGGTTCCAAAAAAAGCTATTATAGGTCCTTGGGCTCATGTTTATCCTCATGATGGAGCACCTTTACCTGCGATTGGTTTCTTGCAAGAGGCTTTAAAATGGTGGGATAAATGGTTAAAAAATGAAGAAAATGATGTACTTAAAGTTCCTATGATACAAGCATATATTGAAAATAGTATGAAACCAAGTGCGAATATTAAGTCTGTAAATGGGCGTTTTGTGGGTATTGATAACTTTGAAAAAAATATCAAATATAAAAATTATTGTTTAAATCCATATAAGCTAACCCAAAATAAGTCAAATGATATAGTAAAAATTAATACTCCTTTAAATCACGGACTTTTATCTGGAGAATGGATGGGAGCGGGTGTATTAGGAGAAAGCCCTTGCGATCAAAGATTAGATGATGGAATGGCTGTTATATTTGAAAGTGATATTTTAGAGAATGATTTAGATGTCTTAGGTTTTCCGTTATTAAGTGTAAAAATTTCTAGTGACCAAGAAAAAGCTATGCTTTTTGCCCAACTTAGTGAAGTAAGAGAAGATGGTTTTGTAAAAAGGGTGAGTTATGGAGTATTAAATTTAGCTTTAAGCGATGATAAAGAAAAATTTATTGGTTTAAGCGATAATAAATTTATTAATAAACAGCTTAAGCTTGATGCTTGCGGATATAAATTTTCTAAAGGTTCTAAAATAAGATTATCACTTGCAAATTCATTTTGGCCTATGTTTTGGCCTATGCCTAAAATTGCAACCTTAACTTTGGAGTTAAATGAGTGTGAGCTTGCCTTACCTTGTTTTGATGGAAAGGATAGCGATATGATTAACATGCAAGCACAGAGTGCAGCTTTAACTCCTATTACTTTACTAAAAGAAGGTAGAGTGGATAGAAACATCTCTTATGATATCTTAAGCGATACTTGGACTTGTGTAACAGATGGAATTGGCGGAGTTTTTGGTGAAGGGGTTTATAAATTTGATGAGGTAGATGTTTTAGTAGAGCATAATTTAAAAAGAGAATTAAGTCTTCAAAATGAAAACCCACTAAGTGCTAAATATAGTATTATACAAAAAATGAAAATAGGACGACAAGGTTGTATGATGGATGCGGATATAGTTTTAACCCAAACAAGTGATTTGGAATATTTTTATATAAAAGGTGATATGAAAGTCAAAGAAAATGATATACTTATTTTTGAAAAAGAATACAATTATAAAACAAAAAGACATAGTCTTTAA
- a CDS encoding type VI secretion system baseplate subunit TssG yields the protein MNNANSYTFYKLLKKLLKDHPKEDIFLRVNNALMHPNKEIEYVKFNKNISDFPIEIMINFMGLQGNTSQLPSYILDKLSRNEDGGDGWSLFFDFFNHYLLWIFFEITTLNNYPKSFDINFNDRISKILFSMLGINDTKIAKRYLPFAPLLLSLRRPKSYIERILQITFNLQNQLNIIENIPHQIYIRHIQLNKLGSKNHILGKNLILGKKFLSYQNKIAIYIKDIHYDEALKYFPNAEKYKELKESILFLTNNEFCVDLYLKIIFNKRMLFKLGDYSHSKLGWGKILGKKIKNYEIIHIKLHE from the coding sequence ATGAACAATGCAAACTCTTATACCTTTTATAAACTTCTTAAAAAATTATTAAAAGATCATCCCAAAGAAGATATTTTTCTAAGGGTAAATAATGCCCTAATGCATCCTAACAAAGAAATCGAATATGTAAAATTCAATAAAAATATTAGTGATTTTCCCATTGAAATTATGATTAATTTTATGGGTCTACAAGGTAATACATCACAACTCCCTTCTTATATACTAGACAAGCTCTCTAGGAATGAGGATGGCGGGGATGGATGGAGTTTATTTTTTGATTTCTTCAATCACTATCTTCTTTGGATTTTTTTTGAAATTACCACTCTTAACAATTATCCAAAAAGTTTTGATATTAACTTCAACGATAGAATTTCTAAAATACTATTTTCTATGTTAGGTATCAATGACACAAAAATTGCAAAGAGATATCTGCCTTTTGCACCGTTATTACTAAGTTTAAGAAGACCTAAAAGTTATATTGAAAGAATTTTACAAATCACTTTTAATTTACAAAATCAATTAAATATTATAGAAAATATACCCCATCAAATTTACATAAGACACATACAATTAAATAAATTAGGAAGTAAAAATCATATTTTAGGAAAAAATCTAATCTTAGGAAAAAAATTTCTATCTTACCAAAATAAAATAGCTATTTATATAAAAGATATACACTATGATGAAGCTTTAAAATACTTTCCAAACGCAGAAAAATACAAAGAGCTTAAAGAAAGTATATTATTTCTAACTAACAATGAATTTTGTGTTGATTTATATCTTAAAATTATTTTTAATAAAAGAATGCTGTTTAAGCTAGGAGATTACTCTCACTCCAAATTAGGATGGGGTAAAATTTTAGGAAAAAAAATAAAAAATTACGAAATAATACATATTAAACTTCATGAATAA
- a CDS encoding BspA family leucine-rich repeat surface protein produces MYKKILTFSSLALFLCACYDNKTSFEYTPKDRSELVALLQDENISLDKINTSNIKDMSFLFAKFTKENCQMQFKDYDIANCKYNAQERINFNGIEKWNMANVENASYMFAGLVDFDKNITNWNVSKLKNAKGMFYFTSEFNQNLNNWDVSNVTNMQEMFKGAGKFNQNLNNWDVSNVTNMQEMFAFAGDFNQDLNSWKVLQDANTTDMFKYTPLEDHLPKWYKTQDL; encoded by the coding sequence ATGTATAAAAAAATTTTAACTTTTTCATCTTTGGCTTTATTTTTGTGTGCTTGTTATGATAACAAAACATCTTTTGAATACACCCCTAAAGATAGAAGCGAATTAGTTGCTTTATTACAAGATGAAAATATTTCTTTAGATAAAATAAATACAAGTAATATAAAAGATATGAGTTTTTTATTTGCAAAATTTACAAAGGAAAATTGTCAAATGCAATTTAAAGATTATGATATAGCAAATTGCAAATACAATGCGCAAGAGAGAATAAATTTTAATGGTATTGAAAAATGGAATATGGCAAATGTTGAAAATGCAAGTTATATGTTTGCAGGTCTTGTAGATTTTGATAAAAATATTACCAACTGGAATGTTTCAAAATTAAAAAACGCTAAAGGTATGTTTTATTTTACTAGTGAGTTTAATCAAAATTTAAACAATTGGGATGTAAGTAATGTAACTAACATGCAAGAGATGTTTAAGGGTGCTGGAAAATTTAATCAAAATTTAAACAATTGGGATGTAAGCAATGTAACTAATATGCAAGAGATGTTTGCATTTGCAGGAGATTTTAATCAAGATTTAAATTCTTGGAAAGTTTTACAAGATGCAAATACTACAGATATGTTTAAATACACACCTTTAGAAGATCATTTACCTAAATGGTATAAAACACAAGATTTATAA
- a CDS encoding MFS transporter, whose amino-acid sequence MELENNESLRKNFFTLILLSFCGSIIYGLPYFRKYYYDDYMSLYNLNNFEMGLLGSAYGLLGLFSYALGGYLADRFAPKKLLIFSLVATGLGGLLHLYFTSLNALLVIYGVWGITSLLTFWPSLMKIVRSLANSKEQARAYGIFEGGRGVVGAAHLAIATSIFGYFQTKALAAQGIEMVIIFYSVAPIVSAILLFFLLKDNIQDESEKLKLKDLAFLLKNSALWLVVAITFCTYFFNMSFYYFTPYASNIIGTSAVFAAILTVLAQYIRPVSSTIGGFIADGYGKAKIMMIGFILMGIGVVFLMLSSNLSGFLQMSILTSACVVIYVAMYSNFGIYYSLLSEGKIPMHLTGMAIGIVSTFGYLPEIFAPLLAGDLLDRYPGVKGYHIYFSIMIVMAILGVIFCMVWIKKYNKKDVK is encoded by the coding sequence ATGGAATTAGAAAATAATGAAAGTTTAAGAAAGAATTTTTTTACTTTAATTTTACTTTCTTTTTGCGGTTCTATAATTTATGGCTTGCCGTATTTTAGAAAGTATTATTATGATGATTATATGAGTCTTTATAATCTTAATAATTTTGAAATGGGGCTTTTGGGTAGTGCTTATGGTTTGTTAGGTTTATTTTCTTATGCTCTAGGAGGATATCTTGCAGATCGTTTTGCTCCTAAAAAATTACTAATTTTTTCTTTAGTTGCTACAGGACTTGGTGGGTTATTGCACTTGTATTTTACTTCATTAAATGCATTGCTAGTTATTTATGGGGTATGGGGAATTACTTCTTTGCTTACTTTTTGGCCATCATTGATGAAAATAGTAAGAAGTTTAGCAAATTCTAAGGAACAAGCTAGAGCTTATGGTATTTTTGAAGGTGGAAGAGGGGTTGTGGGTGCTGCACATTTGGCAATTGCTACGAGTATTTTTGGATATTTTCAAACAAAAGCTTTAGCAGCACAAGGAATAGAAATGGTAATTATTTTTTACTCAGTAGCTCCTATTGTTAGTGCTATTTTATTATTTTTTCTTTTAAAAGATAATATACAAGATGAAAGTGAGAAATTAAAATTAAAAGATTTAGCTTTTCTTTTGAAAAATTCTGCTCTTTGGCTTGTTGTAGCTATTACTTTTTGTACTTATTTTTTCAATATGAGTTTTTATTATTTTACTCCTTATGCGAGTAATATCATAGGAACATCAGCTGTTTTTGCAGCTATTTTAACCGTGTTAGCTCAGTATATTCGCCCTGTTTCTTCTACTATAGGTGGATTTATTGCAGATGGATATGGAAAAGCTAAAATAATGATGATAGGTTTTATTTTAATGGGTATTGGTGTTGTGTTTTTGATGCTTAGCTCTAATTTAAGTGGATTTTTACAAATGAGCATCTTAACTTCAGCTTGTGTTGTGATTTATGTAGCTATGTATTCTAATTTTGGCATATATTATTCTTTATTAAGTGAGGGTAAAATTCCTATGCATTTAACTGGTATGGCTATTGGTATTGTTTCTACTTTTGGATATTTACCAGAAATTTTTGCACCACTTTTAGCAGGAGATTTGCTTGATAGATACCCAGGCGTAAAAGGATATCACATTTATTTTAGTATTATGATAGTTATGGCAATACTAGGTGTGATATTTTGTATGGTTTGGATTAAAAAATACAACAAAAAGGATGTAAAATGA
- the traN gene encoding conjugal transfer protein TraN gives MNIALKKIKFIACIQHKKTHCCFNSKLARIFNEQGRPQIKRGWDSSKSPDCRGFIPEEFQKLDFSEIDLSDFIADIVGSIDVDKIQADSIKIQEKIESNLENLTRKPTN, from the coding sequence GTGAATATTGCTCTAAAAAAAATTAAATTCATAGCTTGTATTCAGCATAAAAAAACACATTGTTGTTTTAATTCAAAATTAGCAAGAATATTTAATGAACAAGGACGCCCACAAATTAAAAGAGGTTGGGATTCTTCAAAGAGTCCTGATTGTAGAGGATTTATTCCAGAAGAATTTCAAAAGTTAGATTTTAGTGAAATAGATTTAAGTGATTTTATTGCTGATATTGTTGGAAGTATTGATGTAGATAAAATACAAGCTGATTCTATAAAAATACAAGAAAAGATTGAAAGCAATCTTGAGAATTTAACAAGAAAACCTACTAATTAA